The following is a genomic window from Dehalogenimonas sp. 4OHTPN.
AACCATCGTCTGGGTGAGGCGGCCAGGCATCCTTTGGAGGGGTAGTATCCAATACCACTGAAATCATTTCCAAATCCTCTCCATTGTGTCAGGCAGAGTCCAACTCGACGAGGAAGACGAAAACGGCCGGAAATACACTACAGAAAAATCCACATCATGCCTCGCCTTCGACAACTCCGTAGCCGAAGGCTTCGTGCATCGTGGCGAAGAAACCGTTGAAGATTCCTACATTGGCAACGGTACCCCGGATGACATCGTGAACCATAGCGCCCTTAGGGCCATTGAATACGCAAGAACCGAAACACCTCAAGCAAGGATCTACCGCCTTGCGGTAACCGGCGCAGGTGATCATGTCGGTCCAATAGGTTTTCCGGCCTGTTTTACAGTAGTCTGACTCACCGGGTGTCGGCTTGTCCCATCCCAGGCCCGGCAGCGCCGGGTCTTTCGAGGTGATGGATGACGGGTAATGCATTGTTCTCACGTAATGATTAACAATTATTAATCTTTTTGTGGCATGGTCAGACCAGCCAATAAACGACTGCGTGATAAAACAAAGGGAGAGCCTCAAAAAGGCTCTCCCTTATTATCTCGCCTAAGAAGGAACTAAGCAGGCCGTTCTCGATTATAGCCGCCGTGTTTGGAGTAGAAGCCGGTGCTGTAGCCATAAGCAGGCAGCACCATATCCCACCATTCTTCTTTCTTCTCTCCTTCTTTCAGGCCATAACCGAAGGTTTCACCGGCAGTGGCAAAGACGCCGTTAAAAATTGAAGTTACCGAAACAGTCTGCCTTACCAGGTCATGGATCATCGCGCCATACTGGTTGTTGAAGACACAGACACCGAAGCATAGCTGGCAGCGGTTAGGCAGTCCGCGGGCAAACAGCTGGCAGCTGATCATATCGGTCCAGTATGTCTTGCGGCCGGCTTTGAAGAATTCTGGCTCTGTGTCAAAGCCCAATCCCGGGATCTGACCGAATTTCGGAGTTACCGAGGAAGGCCTGGTCTCCCAAGACGGTTCGCTTTCGCCCTTCTTCTCGATTGCTTCAGGCGGGCAGTGCTTGGCGCAGATACCGCAACTCTGGCAGAAGCGCCAGATACCGGCATCAATCGCGGGAGTATGAGCAATCGGCAGGTCGGTCAATACTTCGTACAGGCCGACGGTGTTGCCGTGCTCAGGGCTGATACCCATGATGGTATGGCGTGAGTTTTCTACCAGGCCAGTCAACGTGGCACCGGCGATGCTCGGAATGCCTCTGTACGGCTCGTCATACATCATCTGGTAGCCAAGCATTCGCACAAAGCCCTGGGTGGAGATACGCATATTCTCGCGCAGGCGGTACCTGGTGATGTTGGCTGCGGCAAAAAGCGCCGATGAGGGTGTCGTCCGGAACATCTCATGCGATTGAGGGATCGTGTAGCTGATGCTGAAGATCGGGATGTTGGAAGGGATCTTTGTTAAACCGGTGGCGTTATCAAATGAAAAGGTAGACTGATTAGCGAACTCAATAGGCTGTGTAACTGTCGTCGGGGGCGGCCATTTCGGAGCTGAACCAAATGGCCAGTATGATTCGGCGATGTTATCGCCATACAGACCAACCAATTTCTTATGATCGGCATCGAGTTCGGATGCGCCAATATGCGAGGCGCCGAAAAAGACCATCGCCGCCCTCATCATCCGGAAGTTCTCCTCCGGTGTTCCCTGCCACTTGGGGACTCCAAATTGCTCCGGTGTTTTAACGCCAACCAGGCGCGTGTCAGCGAATTTGTCAGTCCGCGCGGCTGTGAAACCCAGGCCTCTGGCAACTGTTCCAAGAGCGTTGTCCCTCAACGTTAAACCAGGGGTGTTGTTTTTAATGCCGTCAGTAACCCCTTTATCCCCGGCGGCTAAAATAGCTTGATACTCCGCCGGACCGCCAGCGTAACGGGCGAGGATGA
Proteins encoded in this region:
- a CDS encoding reductive dehalogenase encodes the protein MSIFHSTMSRREYMKSLGLLGAGVGGASLVAPVFHDLDELMASESAQIKRAWWIKNTEHPTVDIDWNLMKRHHGFHSTQSGVILARYAGGPAEYQAILAAGDKGVTDGIKNNTPGLTLRDNALGTVARGLGFTAARTDKFADTRLVGVKTPEQFGVPKWQGTPEENFRMMRAAMVFFGASHIGASELDADHKKLVGLYGDNIAESYWPFGSAPKWPPPTTVTQPIEFANQSTFSFDNATGLTKIPSNIPIFSISYTIPQSHEMFRTTPSSALFAAANITRYRLRENMRISTQGFVRMLGYQMMYDEPYRGIPSIAGATLTGLVENSRHTIMGISPEHGNTVGLYEVLTDLPIAHTPAIDAGIWRFCQSCGICAKHCPPEAIEKKGESEPSWETRPSSVTPKFGQIPGLGFDTEPEFFKAGRKTYWTDMISCQLFARGLPNRCQLCFGVCVFNNQYGAMIHDLVRQTVSVTSIFNGVFATAGETFGYGLKEGEKKEEWWDMVLPAYGYSTGFYSKHGGYNRERPA